The nucleotide window ACTGTACTACTTGCGCTAATTATGGAAGTTGGCATGAGATCGTTTTTTAGCAGGAATTTGTTTGTCAGCTTTCACTTATTAATATTTTATTATGTACTTATTCTCTACTTTATTGAACTTTATCATAACGAAAACATTACAAATAATAATACTGCCCCAAAATGATTTGTTTTTTATTCTTTGATAGAAAAAAATTTTAGACTTAAAAATTATCGATTTTATTTGTAATTTAGTTTTCAACAGGTGAAGTCAAAGCGAACAGCAATTAGCGAATAAATACAGTCAGATAAAGCAAGCAGCATAAATTCTTTGTAATGCCTTCAATCAATTAATAATTAACAAATTTAAGAGAAAATATTTTTAATGGATAAAATATTAGCCTCCGTGGTAGTTCCAACATTTAATTCTGAAAGATTTCTGGAACAAACACTACATTCTTTATTTCAGCAAGATTATAATAATTTAGAAATTCTGGTCATCGATGGTGGATCCACTGATGAAACAGTGAATATTATTAAAAAATATGAAAAACAAATTGCATATTGGGTTAGTGAAAAGGATAGCGGACAAAGTAATGCTCTGAATAAAGGTTTTAAAAAAGCCAGGGGAGAAATAGTTGGATGGTTATGTTCGGACGATCTGCTATACAAAGACTCAGTTCGTATAGTTGCAGAAAAGTTTACCAAAGATGATGAGGTAGGAATTGTTTATGGAGACATTGATCAAATTAATTCCAATGGCAAAATTTTTAGAAAAATAAAATATAAACCAATTTCTGCTGACTATATTCTTAATGTCCACCATCCCGTTCCGCAGCAGGGTTCTTTTTATAGAAGAAGCCTTCTTGAAAAAGTTGGTTACTTAAATGAATCTTTACATCAGGTTATGGATTATGATTTATTTATTAAACTTCTTAAAATATCTAAAGGGGTTTATGTGGGACGCGCTTTGGGACAATTTAGAATGTTCGAAAGTAATAAATCAACTATTCAAGGTGCATGGGTCGGTTCTATCGAAGGATTTAGAGTTGGAAAAGAGCATGGCGCTAAAATAATTTCAAGAGTAACTTTTTTACGCTTGAAAAGAATGAGTCGGTTTTTAATAAAAAAAGTATTCGGAATTAAATTACATAAGGAGCGTTAAAATGTTCACTAAGAAAAAATCATTCGTGTTAATAAATACGACAGTATTTTTTTTAATATTATTTTTATTCAGTCCGCAAATGTTGTCTCAAAAAAAATTGATGTTTGGACTAAATTCTGTTTTCACAGATCCGGTCCTACACAAGATCATCTCATTGCCTCAGCCAACATTGCTTGAAATGTTTAAAGATTATCACATACAATACCTGAGATACCCTGGGGGAATACCAACCAGGTATTATTTTTGGGATAGACCAGACTTGATCGATGAAGCTCTGAAATACCACTCCAGCTATCTTGAACAGAGAGGTGATAAAAGAAGTGAATACTACTCCAACTATTCTGAAAAAGTTTCTGTTCCTGAAACTAACTATAAGGACTTTTTAAATTTTTGTAATAAGAATAAAATCATTCCGATCATTGAACTTAACACAACACTTTATGTAGATAACAACAAGCTTTATCAATATGAAAAATTTCAGAAGCAAACAAAAAACATAAGTATTCAGGAAAACCGTTGGGAAAAAATTGGTGAATCTGTAAAATCACAAATGAAGTTTACTCATACAATTCTTGACAACGTAATTTGGGAATTTGGTAACGAAGATTACTTTATGTTCGACGCAGAAGAGTATGGTACAATTGTAATTAATCTTATGGATATCATCCAT belongs to Ignavibacteriales bacterium and includes:
- a CDS encoding glycosyltransferase, with translation MDKILASVVVPTFNSERFLEQTLHSLFQQDYNNLEILVIDGGSTDETVNIIKKYEKQIAYWVSEKDSGQSNALNKGFKKARGEIVGWLCSDDLLYKDSVRIVAEKFTKDDEVGIVYGDIDQINSNGKIFRKIKYKPISADYILNVHHPVPQQGSFYRRSLLEKVGYLNESLHQVMDYDLFIKLLKISKGVYVGRALGQFRMFESNKSTIQGAWVGSIEGFRVGKEHGAKIISRVTFLRLKRMSRFLIKKVFGIKLHKER